The following proteins are co-located in the Silene latifolia isolate original U9 population chromosome 1, ASM4854445v1, whole genome shotgun sequence genome:
- the LOC141608470 gene encoding homocysteine S-methyltransferase 2-like, whose amino-acid sequence MSWSSRSIVVDILENGEGVGVVDGGLATELEHHGADLNDPLWSAKCLLTSPNLIRQVHIDYLEAGADIIISASYQATIQGFRAKGLSQEESEALLKKSVDIACEARNLYYETCSKASLEDAGSKILKCRPILVAASVGSYGAYLADGSEYSGKYGDTVTLDILKDFHRRRVQVLAESGADLIAFETIPNKLEAQAYAELLDEESIKIPAWFSFNSKDGENVVSGDSLLECVSIAEASEKVIAVGINCTPPRFITGLILSIKMVTTKPIVIYPNSGEMYDPTIKEWVQNTGVSDEDFVSQVNNWWKAGASLFGGCCRTTPKTIRGIYKTLSERSV is encoded by the exons ATGTCGTGGTCGTCGAGGTCGATAGTGGTTGATATACTGGAGAATGGGGAGGGAGTAGGGGTGGTGGACGGGGGACTTGCAACGGAGCTAGAACATCACGGCGCCGATCTCAACGATCCACTATGGAGCGCTAAATGTCTCCTCACTTCTCCTAACCTCATTCGCCAG GTTCACATTGATTACCTGGAAGCTGGTGCTGATATTATAATCTCCGCTTCGTATCAG GCGACAATTCAAGGTTTTAGGGCCAAAGGCTTATCACAAGAAGAAAGTGAAGCCTTGCTTAAGAAAAGTGTTGATATTGCCTGTGAGGCACGGAATCTTTATTACGAAACATGTAGCAAAGCTTCATTAGAGGATGCTGGAAGCAAGATCTTAAAATGTCGCCCTATATTGGTTGCTGCATCCGTGGGTAGCTATGGTGCTTATTTGGCAGATGGTTCTGAGTATAG TGGAAAGTATGGTGATACGGTGACACTCGATATCCTGAAAGATTTTCATCGACGAAGAGTTCAGGTTCTGGCTGAATCAGGTGCTGACTTGATTGCATTTGAAACAATTCCAAATAAACTAGAAGCTCAG GCTTACGCTGAACTTCTTGATGAGGAAAGTATAAAGATTCCAGCATGGTTCTCTTTTAATTCGAAGGATGGTGAGAATGTGGTAAGTGGTGATTCCTTACTTGAATGTGTGTCAATCGCAGAGGCAAGCGAGAAGGTTATCGCTGTGGGGATCAATTGCACCCCTCCCAGATTCATTACTGGACTAATATTGTCTATCAAAATG GTGACAACGAAGCCTATTGTCATATATCCAAACAGTGGTGAGATGTATGATCCCACCATCAAGGAATGGGTG CAAAATACAGGGGTATCAGATGAAGATTTTGTTTCGCAAGTAAATAATTGGTGGAAAGCAGGGGCTTCTCTGTTTGGTGGCTGTTGTCGAACTACTCCAAAGACTATCAGAGGCATTTACAAGACGCTCTCTGAGAGGTCAGTATGA
- the LOC141608464 gene encoding CST complex subunit STN1 — MNQNSLLNINVKLLAFDITSLTHRTSIPSSSDQTTFYRKGIRISRVEVAGVVVTKVLKPDKFIRFTIDDGTGCIQCILWLNHLTSPYFSRRCPSDVRCIAQMANLFSTRLQLGQFVKVRGRVSGFRGSVQVTVDDVVAERDPNSEILHWLDCVKLARKCSPLLLTGDLQRR, encoded by the coding sequence ATGAATCAAAACTCACTCTTAAACATCAACGTAAAGCTCTTAGCTTTCGACATTACCTCGTTAACCCACCGCACCTCAATCCCCTCCTCATCTGACCAGACCACCTTCTACCGCAAAGGAATTCGAATCTCCCGGGTCGAAGTTGCGGGCGTCGTCGTAACCAAAGTCCTCAAACCCGACAAATTTATCCGGTTCACCATCGATGACGGCACTGGCTGTATCCAATGCATCCTGTGGCTTAACCACTTGACTTCCCCGTACTTTTCTCGGCGATGCCCTTCAGATGTTCGATGTATTGCCCAAATGGCTAACCTTTTTTCAACCCGGCTTCAACTTGGGCAGTTTGTCAAGGTTCGTGGACGGGTTTCTGGGTTCCGGGGTTCCGTCCAGGTTACTGTGGATGATGTTGTGGCGGAGAGGGACCCCAATTCGGAGATTTTGCATTGGTTGGATTGTGTTAAGTTGGCTAGAAAATGTTCTCCTCTCTTGTTGACGGGGGACTTGCAACGCCGCTAA